The following proteins come from a genomic window of Macaca thibetana thibetana isolate TM-01 chromosome 15, ASM2454274v1, whole genome shotgun sequence:
- the CRB2 gene encoding protein crumbs homolog 2, protein MALARPGTRDPQPLAYVLLLLLLLWAPALSLLAGTVPSEPPSACASDPCAPGTECQATKSGGYTCGPTEPRGCATQPCHHGALCVPQGLDPDGFRCYCVPGFQGPRCELDIDECASRPCHHGATCRNLADRYECHCPLGYAGVTCETEVDECASAPCVHGGSCLDGVGSFRCVCAPGYGGTRCQLDLDECQSQPCAHGGTCHDLVNGFRCDCAGTGYEGTRCEQEVLECASAPCAHNASCLEGLGSFRCLCWPGYSGELCEVDEDECASSPCQHGGRCLQRSDPALYGGVQATLPGTFSFRHAAGFVCHCPPGFEGADCGVEVDECASRPCLNGGRCQDLPNGFQCHCPDGYAGPTCEEDVDECLSDPCLHGGNCSDTVAGYICRCPETWGGRDCSVQLTGCQGHTCPLAATCIPIFESGVHSYVCHCPPGTHGPFCGQNTTFSVMAGRPIQASVPAGGPLGLALRFRTTLPAGTLATRNDTRESLELALVAATLQATLWSHGTTVLVLRLPDLGLNDGHWHQVEVVLHLATLELRLWHEGCPARLCVASGPVALAPTASATPLPAGISSAQLGDATFAGCLQDVRVDGHLLLPEDLGENVLLGCERREQCQPLPCVHGGSCVDLWTHFRCNCPRPHRGPTCADEIPAATFGLGGAPSSVSFLLQELPGPNLTLSFLLRTREPAGLLLQFANDSAAGLTVFLSEGRIRAEAPGGPAVVLPGRWDDGLRHLVTLSFGPEQLQDLGQHMHVGGRLLAADSQPWGGPFRGCLQDLRLDGRHLPFFPLPLDNSSQPSELGGRQSWNLTAGCVSEDMCSPDPCFNGGTCLVTWNDFHCTCPANFTGPTCAQQLWCPGQPCLPPATCEEVPDGFVCVAEATFREGPPVAFSGHNASSGRSLGSLSLAFRTRDSEAWLLRATAGALAGVWLAVRNGSLAGGVRGGHGLSGAVLPIPGPRVADGAWHRVRLAMERPAAAPSRWLLWLDGAATPVALRGLAGDLGFLQGPGAAHILLAENFTGCLGRVALGGLPLPLGRPRPGVAPGAQEHFAAWPGTPAPILGCRGAPVCAPSPCLHGGDCRDLFDAFACACGPGWEGPRCEAHVNPCDSAPCARGRCHTHPDGRFECHCPPGFGGPRCRLPVPSKECILNVTCLDGSPCEGGSPAANCSCLEGLAGQRCQVPALPCETNPCLNGGTCRAAGGVSECICNARFSGQFCEVVKGVPLPLPFPLLEVAVPAACACLLLLLLGLLSGILAARKRRQSEGTYSPSQQEVAGARLEMDSVLKVPPEERLI, encoded by the exons GAGTGTGCATCCCGGCCATGCCACCATGGGGCCACCTGCCGCAACCTGGCCGATCGCTACGAGTGCCATTGCCCCCTTGGCTATGCAG GCGTGACCTGCGAGACGGAGGTAGACGAGTGTGCCTCGGCGCCCTGTGTGCACGGGGGCTCGTGCCTGGACGGCGTGGGCTCCTTCCGCTGTGTGTGCGCGCCGGGCTACGGGGGCACCCGTTGCCAGCTGGACCTTGACGAGTGCCAGAGCCAGCCATGTGCGCACGGGGGCACGTGCCACGACCTGGTCAATGG GTTCCGGTGCGACTGCGCGGGCACCGGCTACGAGGGCACGCGCTGCGAGCAGGAGGTGCTGGAGTGCGCATCGGCGCCCTGTGCGCACAACGCGTCCTGCCTCGAGGGTCTCGGGAGCTTCCGCTGCCTCTGTTGGCCAG GCTACAGCGGCGAGCTGTGTGAGGTGGACGAGGACGAGTGTGCATCGAGCCCCTGCCAGCACGGGGGCCGATGCCTGCAGCGCTCTGACCCGGCCCTCTACGGGGGCGTCCAGGCCACCTTACCTGGTACCTTCAGCTTCCGCCACGCTGCGGGCTTCGtgtgccactgccctcctggCTTTGAGG GAGCCGACTGCGGTGTGGAGGTGGACGAGTGTGCCTCACGGCCATGCCTCAACGGAGGCCGCTGCCAGGACCTGCCCAATGGCTTCCAGTGTCACTGCCCAGATGGCTACGCAG GGCCGACATGTGAGGAAGATGTGGATGAATGCCTGTCAGATCCCTGCCTGCATGGCGGAAACTGCAGTGACACTGTGGCAGGCTATATCTGCAGGTGCCCAGAGACGTGGGGCGGGCGCGACTGTTCTGTGCAGCTCACTGGCTGCCAGGGCCACACCTGCCCACTGGCTGCCACCTGCATCCCTATCTTCGAGTCTGGGGTCCACAGTTATGTCTGCCACTGCCCACCTGGTACCCATGGACCTTTCTGTGGCCAGAATACCACCTTCTCTGTGATGGCTGGGAGACCCATTCAGGCATCAGTGCCAGCTGGTGGCCCCCTGGGTCTGGCACTGAGGTTTCGCACTACGCTGCCTGCTGGGACCTTGGCCACTCGCAATGACACCAGGGAAAGTTTGGAGCTGGCATTGGTGGCAGCCACACTTCAGGCCACACTCTGGAGCCACGGCACCACTGTGCTTGTCCTGAGACTGCCAGACCTGGGCCTAAATGATGGCCATTGGCACCAGGTGGAGGTGGTGCTCCACTTAGCGACCCTGGAGCTACGGCTCTGGCATGAGGGCTGCCCTGCCCGGCTCTGTGTGGCCTCTGGTCCTGTGGCCCTGGCTCCCACGGCTTCAGCAACTCCACTGCCTGCTGGGATCTCCTCCGCCCAGCTGGGGGACGCGACCTTTGCAGGCTGTCTCCAGGACGTGCGTGTGGATGGGCACCTCCTGCTGCCTGAGGATCTCGGCGAGAACGTCCTCCTGGGCTGCGAGCGCCGAGAGCAGTGCCAGCCTCTGCCTTGTGTCCATGGAGGGTCCTGCGTGGATCTGTGGACTCATTTCCGTTGCAACTGTCCTCGACCCCACAGGGGTCCCACGTGTGCTGATG AGATTCCTGCTGCCACCTTTGGCTTGGGAGGCGCCCCAAGTTCTGTCTCCTTTCTGCTTCAAGAGCTGCCAGGCCCCAACCTCACACTGTCTTTCCTTCTCCGTACTCGGGAGCCCGCTGGCCTGTTGCTCCAGTTTGCCAATGACTCCGCAGCTGGTCTGACAGTATTCCTGAGCGAGGGTCGGATCCGGGCTGAGGCGCCGGGCGGTCCTGCTGTAGTGCTCCCTGGGCGCTGGGATGATGGGCTGCGTCACCTGGTGACGCTCAGCTTCGGGCCTGAGCAGCTGCAGGACCTGGGGCAGCACATGCACGTGGGTGGGAGGCTCCTTGCTGCTGACAGCCAGCCCTGGGGTGGGCCCTTCCGAGGCTGCCTCCAGGACCTGCGACTCGATGGCCGCCACCTCCCCTTCTTTCCTCTGCCACTGGATAACTCAAGCCAGCCGAGCGAGCTTGGCGGCAGGCAGTCCTGGAACCTCACCGCAGGCTGTGTCTCCGAAGACATGTGCAGT CCTGACCCCTGTTTCAATGGTGGGACTTGCCTCGTCACCTGGAATGACTTCCACTGTACCTGCCCTGCCAATTTCACAGGGCCTACGTGTGCCCAGCAGCTGTGGTGTCCCGGCCAGCCCTGTCTCCCACCTGCCACGTGTGAGGAGGTCCCTGATGgctttgtgt GTGTGGCGGAGGCCACGTTCCGCGAGGGTCCCCCCGTCGCGTTCAGCGGGCACAACGCATCGTCTGGGCGCTCGCTCGGCAGCCTGTCGCTGGCCTTCCGCACGCGCGACTCCGAGGCCTGGCTGCTGCGTGCCACAGCGGGCGCCCTGGCAGGCGTGTGGCTAGCGGTGCGCAATGGCTCACTGGCGGGGGGTGTGCGCGGAGGCCACGGCCTCTCCGGTGCTGTGCTGCCCATACCTGGGCCGCGCGTGGCCGATGGTGCCTGGCACCGAGTGCGCCTGGCCATGGAGCGCCCGGCGGCCGCTCCCTCGCGCTGGCTGCTGTGGTTGGACGGTGCGGCCACCCCGGTGGCGCTGCGCGGCCTGGCCGGTGACCTGGGCTTCCTGCAGGGCCCAGGTGCCGCGCACATCCTGCTGGCCGAGAACTTCACCGGCTGCCTGGGCCGCGTGGCGCTGGGCGGCCTGCCCCTGCCCTTGGGGCGGCCCCGACCCGGCGTGGCCCCTGGAGCCCAAGAGCACTtcgctgcctggcctgggacgcCGGCCCCCATCCTCGGCTGCCGCGGCGCGCCCGTGTGTGCGCCCTCGCCCTGTCTGCACGGCGGTGACTGTCGCGACCTCTTCGACGCCTTCGCCTGCGCCTGCGGCCCGGGCTGGGAGGGCCCGCGCTGCGAGGCCCACGTCAACCCCTGTGACTCCGCGCCCTGCGCCCGTGGCCGCTGTCACACGCACCCCGACGGCCGCTTCGAGTGTCACTGCCCGCCTGGCTTCGGGGGCCCGCGCTGCAG GTTGCCTGTCCCATCCAAGGAATGCATCCTGAATGTCACCTGCCTCGACGGCAGCCCGTGTGAGGGTGGCTCTCCTGCTGCCAACTGCAGCTGCCTGGAGGGTCTTGCTGGCCAGAG GTGTCAGGTCCCCGCCCTCCCCTGTGAAACCAACCCCTGCTTGAATGGGGGCACCTGCCGGGCAGCTGGAGGGGTATCTGAATGTATCTGCAATGCCAGATTCTCCGGCCAGTTCTGTGAAGTGGTG AAGGGCGTGCCCCTGCCGCTGCCATTCCCGCTGCTGGAGGTGGCCGTGCCTGCAGCCTgtgcctgcctcctcctcctcctcctgggccttCTTTCAGGGATCCTGGCAGCCCGAAAGCGCCGCCAGTCCGAGGGCACCTACAGCCCAAGCCAGCAGGAGGTGGCTGGGGCCCGGCTGGAGATGGACAGTGTCCTCAAGGTGCCACCGGAGGAGAGACTCATTTAG